A part of Candidatus Poribacteria bacterium genomic DNA contains:
- a CDS encoding phytanoyl-CoA dioxygenase family protein: MMTSEQRYFFDLTGYLHLTNVLNTKELHNAQEAADRYIHTPLDALPAGFDADQGNYTHGFAFDRALELLAMHPTTWPIIKELTNNKPQLVGGSLRVNTHEQRRFFELHSRREEDSSLEWPRYFCQDGRIYCDDLVFFFYLTDVFPGDGGLVVVPGSHKSEFRRPEDFFVPNTEDTDPQPHPAVVNITPRAGDVVVITELLTHGVLIWKPEDRDRRFLILRYRPQHMLPLNTFSEDIKARLSPETLELIETAPYYHVKEIVRQDRSSTT; this comes from the coding sequence ATGATGACATCTGAACAGCGTTACTTTTTCGATTTAACCGGATACCTGCACCTGACAAACGTCCTTAACACCAAAGAACTGCACAATGCCCAAGAGGCAGCCGACCGCTATATTCATACCCCGCTCGATGCTTTGCCAGCAGGGTTTGACGCCGATCAGGGAAACTATACACACGGCTTTGCGTTCGACAGGGCGCTAGAGTTACTGGCCATGCACCCAACGACCTGGCCAATTATCAAAGAATTAACCAACAATAAGCCTCAACTTGTCGGCGGTTCTCTGCGCGTTAATACCCACGAACAGCGTCGTTTTTTCGAGTTGCACTCCCGTCGAGAAGAAGATAGCTCTCTGGAGTGGCCGCGTTATTTTTGTCAGGATGGACGTATCTACTGTGATGATTTAGTGTTCTTCTTCTACCTCACCGATGTATTCCCTGGGGACGGAGGTCTAGTTGTTGTTCCGGGTTCTCACAAAAGCGAGTTTAGGCGCCCCGAAGATTTTTTCGTTCCCAACACCGAAGATACTGATCCCCAACCCCATCCGGCTGTCGTCAATATCACGCCGCGCGCTGGGGACGTGGTAGTCATCACGGAGCTGCTCACCCACGGTGTCTTAATCTGGAAACCCGAGGACAGAGATCGCCGCTTCCTGATCCTGCGATATAGACCGCAACATATGCTCCCCTTGAATACGTTTTCCGAAGATATCAAAGCCCGATTATCGCCGGAGACGCTGGAACTGATAGAGACTGCTCCATATTATCATGTGAAAGAGATCGTCAGACAGGATCGCAGCAGCACAACCTAA